One Anopheles marshallii chromosome 3, idAnoMarsDA_429_01, whole genome shotgun sequence genomic region harbors:
- the LOC128711438 gene encoding alpha-tocopherol transfer protein-like has translation MPEPEGVMHKLYMDRQLPPKVAEVARVQGEDPDRTSLLIEELRDMIYEKGECVPHRVDDDYLIKFLRARFWNVQHSYNLMVRYYAFRESNPEFYENVNPMSLRSLGDDDIISISPYRDQEGRRVICFKFGKWRPSKIPIVDLFRATMLLLEVGSLEPQSQVLGGIGIMDLEGLTLNHAWNLTPAVAQKMLALLATSMPQRTSQIHIVNQGWVFDTVFQMFKPLLTEKMRQRLFFHGTDRASLQKYIDPEALPERYGGTKPEYPYTYWLEHLSQNEKVVEELQQLGYVSEPLAED, from the exons ATGCCAGAACCCGAGGGAGTCATGCACAAGCTGTACATGGACCGGCAACTTCCGCCCAAAGTTGCCGAAGTCGCTCGAGTGCAGGGTGAAGATCCGGACAGGACGAGTTTGTTGATCGAAGAGTTGAGAGACATGATTTATG AAAAAGGAGAATGCGTCCCGCACCGCGTGGATGATGACTATTTGATAAAATTCCTTCGTGCCCGGTTCTGGAACGTGCAACATTCCTACAATCTAATGGTACGCTACTACGCCTTCCGTGAGAGTAATCCGGAGTTTTACGAGAACGTTAATCCGATGTCGCTGCGCTCGCTGGGAGACGACGACATCATCTCCATTTCGCCGTACCGCGATCAGGAGGGTCGGCGTGTGATTTGCTTCAAGTTTGGTAAATGGCGCCCGTCCAAGATTCCAATCGTGGATCTGTTCCGTGCCACCATGCTGCTGTTGGAAGTCGGCTCACTGGAACCACAGTCGCAGGTACTTGGCGGCATTGGCATCATGGATCTGGAGGGTCTTACGCTGAATCACGCCTGGAATCTTACGCCGGCGGTTGCGCAGAAAATGTTAGCCCTGCTTGCCACCAGTATGCCACAGCGCACGAGCCAAATTCACATCGTCAATCAGGGCTGGGTGTTCGATACGGTGTTTCAGATGTTTAAACCCTTGCTGACAGAGAAGATGCGGCAGCGGCTCTTTTTCCACGGTACGGATCGTGCCTCACTGCAAAAGTATATCGATCCGGAGGCGCTACCGGAACGTtacggtggcaccaagccggAATATCCGTACACTTATTGGTTGGAGCACTTGAGCCAGAATGAGAAGGTTGTCGAAGAGCTGCAACAGCTCGGATATGTATCGGAACCGCTAGCAGAAGATTGA